The following proteins are encoded in a genomic region of Roseisolibacter agri:
- a CDS encoding HD-GYP domain-containing protein: protein MLAPALAAVGTAAVWGFARARRRTAERLAAATLETLLNAIDANDHETGAHVRRVADYALLLARAAGLDERAQREVERVALFHDVGKIHEALFDIVHDDDKLTPEERDAIATHPGRGAEVLAPLCAFYPELPDGVIAHHERWDGGGYPNGLRGEQIPRVARIVAIADTFDAVTHSRRYRAGADPARGAQVIAEGRGRQFDPELADLFLSPRVYAQVVKRLKAAQREADRPQAPRAASAERRERKRESGVPSVSFRWRGRGAARGQPAR from the coding sequence GTGCTGGCTCCGGCGCTCGCCGCCGTCGGCACCGCCGCGGTCTGGGGCTTCGCCCGCGCGCGACGCCGCACCGCCGAGCGCCTCGCCGCCGCCACGCTCGAGACGCTGCTCAACGCCATCGACGCCAACGATCACGAGACGGGTGCCCACGTGCGGCGCGTCGCCGACTACGCGTTGCTGCTCGCGCGGGCGGCCGGGCTCGACGAGCGTGCACAGCGCGAGGTCGAGCGCGTGGCGCTCTTCCACGACGTGGGGAAGATCCACGAGGCGCTCTTCGACATCGTCCACGACGACGACAAGCTCACACCGGAGGAGCGCGACGCCATCGCCACGCACCCCGGACGCGGCGCCGAGGTGCTCGCCCCGCTCTGCGCGTTCTATCCGGAGCTGCCGGACGGCGTGATCGCGCACCACGAGCGGTGGGACGGCGGCGGGTATCCCAACGGGCTACGCGGTGAGCAGATCCCCCGCGTCGCGCGCATCGTCGCCATCGCCGACACCTTCGACGCCGTGACGCACTCGCGCCGCTACCGCGCCGGCGCCGACCCCGCGCGCGGCGCGCAGGTGATCGCGGAGGGGCGTGGCCGGCAGTTCGACCCCGAGCTGGCCGATCTCTTCCTCTCACCCCGGGTGTACGCGCAGGTGGTGAAGCGCCTCAAGGCGGCGCAGCGCGAGGCCGACCGGCCGCAAGCACCGCGAGCGGCGAGCGCCGAGCGGCGCGAGCGGAAGCGCGAGTCCGGCGTGCCGAGCGTCAGCTTCCGCTGGCGCGGCCGCGGCGCGGCGCGGGGGCAGCCGGCGCGCTAG
- the mltG gene encoding endolytic transglycosylase MltG, whose translation MRNRLLAATALATLAACGGTPDGPPVRVVIPRGAAFGAAADSLASKGVIGSATGLRLWAKWKGRDRAIKPGTYEFRPGQSYASLVDALESGKGVVRVMTVVEGWELRQIVPQLARVLEVPLDSVQAAVRDTALLHRLDVPTETLEGYLFPATYSFGAGTSARDAVHQMVARFEKAWRPEWDARLQEMALDRHAVVTLASIVEREARKPEERPVIAAVYYNRLRKGMRLEADPTVEYALRRRGMRMFYRDLEVESPYNTYRVKGLPPGPIGSPGAPSIAAAASPAAVPYLFFVAHPDGHHEFRTTFAEHSQAVREARRLRDQAARQDSLARPMPSAPAAPAPRRGRASGS comes from the coding sequence ATGCGTAACCGCCTCCTCGCGGCGACGGCGCTGGCGACGCTCGCGGCGTGCGGTGGCACGCCGGACGGACCTCCCGTCCGCGTGGTCATCCCGCGCGGCGCCGCGTTCGGGGCCGCGGCCGACTCGCTCGCCAGCAAGGGCGTCATCGGCTCCGCGACCGGGCTGCGGCTGTGGGCGAAGTGGAAGGGGCGTGACCGCGCGATCAAGCCGGGCACGTACGAGTTCCGCCCGGGGCAGTCGTACGCCTCGCTCGTCGACGCGCTGGAGAGCGGCAAGGGCGTCGTGCGCGTGATGACCGTCGTCGAGGGCTGGGAGCTGCGGCAGATCGTCCCGCAGCTCGCACGCGTGCTCGAGGTGCCGCTCGACTCGGTGCAGGCGGCGGTGCGCGACACCGCGCTGCTGCACCGGCTCGACGTGCCGACGGAGACGCTCGAGGGCTACCTCTTTCCGGCCACGTACTCGTTCGGCGCGGGGACGAGCGCGCGCGACGCGGTACATCAGATGGTCGCGCGCTTCGAAAAGGCGTGGAGGCCCGAGTGGGATGCGCGCCTGCAGGAGATGGCGCTCGACCGGCACGCCGTCGTGACGCTGGCGTCGATCGTCGAGCGCGAGGCGCGCAAGCCCGAGGAGCGGCCGGTGATCGCGGCGGTCTACTACAACCGGCTGCGAAAGGGGATGCGGCTGGAGGCCGATCCGACGGTCGAATACGCGCTGCGCCGCCGCGGGATGCGGATGTTCTACCGCGACCTCGAGGTCGAGTCGCCGTACAACACGTACCGCGTGAAGGGGCTGCCGCCGGGTCCGATCGGCTCGCCGGGCGCGCCGAGCATCGCGGCCGCCGCCTCACCGGCGGCGGTGCCGTACCTATTCTTCGTGGCGCATCCCGACGGCCACCACGAGTTCCGCACGACGTTCGCCGAGCACTCGCAGGCGGTGCGCGAGGCGCGTCGGCTGCGCGATCAGGCCGCGCGCCAGGACTCGCTCGCGCGGCCGATGCCTAGCGCGCCGGCTGCCCCCGCGCCGCGCCGCGGCCGCGCCAGCGGAAGCTGA
- the ruvX gene encoding Holliday junction resolvase RuvX has translation MSGSTQTPPGRARLLAVDWGDRRIGLALSDELGMIASPAGVVERRAGKRPPIAELVRRAEALGARGFVVGLPLDAAGEDTPRALEARHVAEELGKRTGLPVRLVDERFTTAAALRAIHEMGGSTRGRKGDVDALAATVLLQHALTLPDDA, from the coding sequence GTGAGCGGCAGCACGCAGACGCCGCCCGGCCGCGCGCGCCTGCTGGCCGTGGACTGGGGCGACCGGCGCATCGGGCTCGCGCTGAGCGACGAGCTGGGGATGATCGCGTCGCCCGCCGGCGTCGTGGAGCGCCGCGCCGGCAAGCGTCCCCCCATCGCGGAGCTCGTGCGCCGCGCGGAGGCGCTCGGCGCACGCGGCTTCGTCGTCGGGCTGCCGCTCGACGCGGCCGGCGAGGACACGCCGCGCGCGCTCGAGGCGCGGCACGTGGCGGAGGAGCTGGGGAAGCGCACCGGGCTGCCCGTGCGCCTGGTGGACGAGCGCTTCACGACCGCCGCGGCGCTGCGCGCGATCCACGAGATGGGCGGCTCGACCCGCGGCCGGAAGGGCGACGTCGACGCACTGGCGGCGACGGTCCTGCTGCAGCACGCCCTGACCCTGCCCGACGATGCGTAA
- the rho gene encoding transcription termination factor Rho, translated as MPGDVVPGADAPLVDIVELKRKSLPELHALAEELSISNYTGLRKQELIFRIEQSLLDADVLLRGDGVLEVLPEGYGFLRSQDWNYLYGPDDIYVSPSQIKRFDLRTGDTVVGQVRPPKEWEKYLALLKVERINGDEPEKAKQRVAFDNLKPRYPDERIRLETASGDVSTRLCDIIAPLGKGQRGLIVAPPRAGKTVLMQKLANAIAENHPEVVLIMLLIDERPEEVTDMQSSVPKAEVISSTFDEAADRHVQVADMVLEKAKRLVEHGRDVVILLDSITRLARAHNTVVPSSGKVLSGGVDAKAMEKPKRFFGSARKIDGGGSLTIVATALVETGSRMDEVIFEEFKGTGNMELILDRKIADRRIFPALDINRSGTRREELLFDKDEGNRVILLRSFLAPMPGDEAMLFLLQRMGRTKNNREFFTSMAQG; from the coding sequence GTGCCCGGAGACGTAGTTCCAGGGGCCGACGCCCCGCTCGTCGACATCGTCGAGCTCAAGCGCAAGTCGCTCCCCGAGCTGCACGCGCTCGCCGAGGAGCTGTCCATCTCGAACTACACGGGCCTGCGGAAGCAGGAGCTGATCTTCCGCATCGAGCAGTCGCTGCTCGACGCGGACGTGCTCCTGCGCGGCGACGGCGTGCTCGAGGTGCTGCCGGAGGGCTACGGCTTCCTGCGCAGCCAGGACTGGAACTACCTCTACGGCCCGGACGACATCTACGTCTCGCCGTCGCAGATCAAGCGCTTCGACCTGCGCACGGGCGACACGGTCGTCGGCCAGGTGCGCCCCCCGAAGGAGTGGGAGAAGTACCTCGCGCTCCTCAAGGTCGAGCGCATCAACGGCGACGAGCCCGAGAAGGCGAAGCAGCGCGTCGCGTTCGACAACCTCAAGCCGCGCTATCCCGACGAGCGGATCCGGCTGGAGACGGCGAGCGGCGACGTCAGCACGCGCCTCTGCGACATCATCGCCCCCCTCGGCAAGGGACAGCGCGGGCTGATCGTGGCGCCGCCGCGCGCCGGCAAGACCGTCCTGATGCAGAAGCTGGCCAACGCGATCGCGGAGAACCATCCCGAGGTCGTGCTGATCATGCTGCTCATCGACGAGCGGCCGGAGGAGGTCACCGACATGCAGTCGAGCGTGCCGAAGGCCGAGGTGATCTCGTCGACGTTCGACGAGGCGGCCGACCGGCACGTGCAGGTCGCCGACATGGTGCTCGAGAAGGCCAAGCGCCTGGTCGAGCACGGGCGCGACGTGGTCATCCTGCTCGACTCCATCACGCGGCTCGCGCGCGCGCACAACACGGTCGTGCCCAGCTCGGGGAAGGTGCTCTCGGGCGGCGTCGACGCGAAGGCGATGGAGAAGCCCAAGCGCTTCTTCGGCTCGGCGCGCAAGATCGACGGCGGCGGCTCGCTCACGATCGTCGCCACCGCGCTCGTCGAGACGGGCTCGCGCATGGACGAGGTGATCTTCGAGGAGTTCAAGGGCACCGGCAACATGGAGCTCATCCTCGACCGCAAGATCGCCGACCGGCGCATCTTCCCCGCGCTCGACATCAATCGCTCGGGGACGCGCCGCGAGGAGCTGCTGTTCGACAAGGACGAGGGCAACCGCGTGATCCTGCTGCGCAGCTTCCTCGCGCCGATGCCGGGCGACGAGGCGATGCTCTTCCTGCTGCAGCGCATGGGGCGCACGAAGAACAACCGCGAGTTCTTCACCTCGATGGCGCAGGGGTGA
- a CDS encoding MlaD family protein, producing MARATSWRDLRIGVVALLALAAGVFGVLRYARVGALHGATVRVHAATPHGRGILPGSEVWLDGRKVGLVREVGFRPPSADTTARVLLGLEVLEEVLPLIGRDAAIEVRAGGSLIGSPVVAIASDVAGGPRLREGDTLVAHRSPELDQARADMAAATAEVPQIVDNLRVLAAQLKSARSTLGAFGIEGPEQIGATGAAAASFVSRVTTGDGSVGRLMRRGEPMGNVRHAMALADSVRQLLDGPSTSIGRLRRDSTLLRTVDALTRDLARVQAALIEPRGTAGRLQHDSALVRQVGQTRAEMEALASDLRRNPLRYISF from the coding sequence ATGGCGCGAGCGACCTCCTGGCGGGACCTGCGGATCGGCGTCGTCGCGCTGCTCGCGCTCGCGGCGGGCGTCTTCGGCGTGCTGCGCTACGCGCGCGTGGGCGCGCTCCACGGCGCCACCGTCCGCGTCCATGCCGCCACCCCGCACGGCCGCGGCATCCTGCCAGGCAGCGAGGTCTGGCTCGACGGCCGCAAGGTGGGGCTCGTCCGCGAGGTCGGGTTCCGGCCGCCGAGCGCGGACACCACCGCGCGCGTGCTGCTCGGGCTCGAGGTGCTGGAGGAGGTCCTCCCGCTCATCGGACGCGACGCCGCCATCGAGGTGCGCGCCGGCGGGAGCCTGATCGGCTCTCCGGTGGTGGCGATCGCCAGCGACGTGGCCGGCGGTCCCCGGCTGCGCGAGGGCGACACGCTCGTCGCGCACCGGTCGCCGGAGCTCGACCAGGCGCGCGCGGACATGGCCGCCGCGACCGCCGAGGTCCCGCAGATCGTCGACAACCTCCGCGTCCTCGCGGCGCAGCTCAAGTCGGCCCGCAGCACCCTCGGCGCGTTCGGCATCGAGGGACCCGAGCAGATCGGCGCCACCGGGGCCGCGGCCGCGTCCTTCGTCAGCCGCGTCACCACCGGTGACGGCAGCGTCGGGCGGCTGATGCGCCGCGGCGAGCCGATGGGCAACGTGCGCCACGCCATGGCGCTCGCGGACTCGGTGCGCCAGCTCCTCGATGGACCCTCCACCTCGATCGGCCGCCTCCGCCGCGACTCGACCCTGCTCCGCACCGTCGACGCGCTGACCCGCGACCTGGCGCGCGTGCAGGCGGCGCTCATCGAGCCGCGGGGAACGGCCGGCCGGCTGCAGCACGATTCCGCCCTCGTGCGTCAGGTGGGGCAGACTCGTGCCGAGATGGAAGCACTGGCCAGTGATCTGCGACGCAACCCGCTCCGCTACATCTCCTTCTGA